One window of Cohnella hashimotonis genomic DNA carries:
- a CDS encoding carbohydrate ABC transporter permease, with amino-acid sequence MIGKQRGSLGERTFDIFNYVFMALFSFICVYPFYYVFIYSISEPRLAQKGVYFWPASLNIDAYVKVFSLNTIPHAFLVSVEKTLLFTILCVYFSAMLSYLFTKHQMPFRRLMYRIVISSMYLNSGLIPWYITMKTYGLRNSFLLYVLPGIINAFYIILIKTYIEQLPSSLEESAQLDGAGFMTVFNKIIFPLSKPIVATVAVYASVGCWNTWIDNYLLVEKANLQTIQVILYGYLNEAQSMTQDLAAMAAHAGAGRQLQFSPETIKMSITVISVLPIILVYPFLQKNFIKGIMLGAVKG; translated from the coding sequence GTGATCGGCAAACAACGAGGTTCGCTGGGCGAACGCACATTCGACATTTTCAACTACGTGTTTATGGCTTTGTTCTCCTTTATCTGCGTCTACCCGTTCTATTATGTATTTATTTATTCGATCAGCGAACCGAGATTGGCGCAAAAAGGCGTTTATTTTTGGCCGGCAAGCTTGAATATCGACGCTTATGTCAAAGTGTTCAGCCTGAACACGATCCCGCATGCCTTCCTCGTTTCGGTTGAAAAAACATTGCTGTTCACTATATTATGCGTCTATTTTTCGGCAATGCTATCCTACCTTTTCACCAAACATCAGATGCCTTTTCGCAGATTGATGTATCGCATCGTGATCTCGTCGATGTACCTGAATTCGGGCTTGATCCCATGGTATATCACGATGAAAACGTACGGACTGCGCAATTCCTTTCTGCTCTACGTCCTGCCCGGCATTATTAACGCTTTTTATATCATCTTGATCAAGACGTATATCGAGCAGCTGCCGTCATCGCTGGAAGAGTCGGCGCAGCTGGACGGCGCGGGATTCATGACGGTCTTCAATAAAATCATCTTCCCCCTGTCCAAGCCGATTGTTGCAACGGTCGCCGTCTATGCCTCGGTCGGCTGCTGGAACACCTGGATCGATAATTACCTGTTGGTCGAGAAAGCGAATCTGCAGACGATTCAAGTCATCTTGTACGGCTACCTGAACGAAGCGCAGAGCATGACGCAGGATCTGGCGGCCATGGCGGCGCATGCAGGGGCGGGCAGGCAGCTCCAGTTTTCGCCGGAGACGATCAAGATGAGCATTACCGTCATCTCGGTGCTTCCGATCATTCTCGTCTATCCGTTCCTCCAAAAGAATTTTATCAAGGGCATCATGCTCGGCGCCGTCAAAGGTTAA
- a CDS encoding DUF4362 domain-containing protein, protein MKKTIFILGASLALLSGCGENTVRPTTDQINPTTAPAPGETIMPIVKPKPFPPVSDPYDPDQAAKNGDVVNVHGKMYNFDKWKLFLASLQGGSSSQIRITQYTIEGDPIFYELVYDGAQAFAYTYDNSRDKFGSDAGRPRTICKGIELEKNEERGDYYKLTGCDSDKGNTFWFPDMTEEV, encoded by the coding sequence ATGAAGAAAACCATATTCATACTAGGCGCTTCATTGGCGCTTCTATCTGGCTGCGGTGAAAATACCGTCAGACCAACCACCGACCAGATCAATCCTACGACCGCACCCGCGCCGGGAGAAACGATTATGCCAATTGTGAAGCCAAAGCCTTTTCCCCCCGTCTCTGACCCTTACGATCCCGACCAGGCTGCCAAGAATGGCGACGTAGTGAACGTTCATGGGAAGATGTACAATTTCGATAAGTGGAAGCTGTTTCTGGCGAGCCTCCAAGGGGGTTCATCGAGTCAAATTCGCATTACGCAGTATACGATCGAAGGCGACCCGATCTTCTATGAGCTGGTGTACGACGGGGCGCAGGCGTTTGCGTATACCTACGACAATTCGAGGGACAAGTTTGGCAGTGACGCAGGCCGTCCGAGAACGATATGCAAGGGAATCGAACTTGAGAAAAATGAGGAGAGAGGCGACTATTACAAACTAACCGGATGTGATAGCGATAAGGGCAATACGTTCTGGTTCCCTGACATGACAGAGGAAGTATAA
- a CDS encoding response regulator, whose product MIKVIIVEDEMLVRIGLKNSIEWARLGMEVIADFSNGQTAWDFYRQVRPDLILTDIRMPNMDGMELITRIREHDDQTKIIILTAYEEFDWVHKAIRFGVTDYILKFKMSIDEMEKVLQKVQAELKTKSVRSVTEPQHDLLNTINLKENAMKDYLSYGRYSDAEFAVIAKELRFRLEPERLILCVMAIDNFRQMESKFKDSHGNLIRFSILNMMSELLAGYNRGEVIYERDEKYILAFSFQDIVSESNIYQQLQDILSHIGSVIKTYLNASVTFGISSIHNGYSALKHMYVECLRMLDLKFVLGNVSYIRSDQMGADRVSKNVAMKLDKMIRELEPFNERYFKEIEASIQSLCQLERSSKQDIQAMMIRWIHWPTVNLNIYADDISSMALDYAGRIHLSSTLDDNIAIFKQYLHEVQYYHEKKRAISKEIAEAIKYIQAHYDQDLSLQQLADQVKMNPSYLSRLFKKHLRTSFIEYLNSYRIDMAKNMLMNTHLKSYEIAAKTGYKDDSYFSRIFKRLTGMRPHEFRKQWFVDSREERDDDADDETVQ is encoded by the coding sequence ATGATCAAAGTCATCATCGTAGAAGACGAGATGCTCGTGCGAATTGGTCTGAAAAATTCGATCGAATGGGCAAGATTAGGCATGGAGGTCATCGCCGACTTTTCGAACGGGCAGACTGCTTGGGATTTCTATCGGCAAGTAAGGCCCGACCTCATCCTGACCGATATCCGAATGCCAAATATGGACGGGATGGAGCTGATCACCCGCATCAGGGAGCACGATGACCAGACCAAGATTATCATTCTGACGGCCTACGAAGAATTCGACTGGGTGCATAAGGCCATCCGGTTCGGCGTGACCGATTATATCCTCAAGTTCAAGATGTCCATCGACGAGATGGAGAAGGTGTTGCAGAAAGTACAGGCCGAATTAAAAACGAAAAGCGTCCGATCCGTAACGGAGCCCCAGCACGACCTGTTGAATACCATCAACCTCAAAGAAAACGCCATGAAGGATTATTTGTCTTACGGGCGCTATTCGGATGCTGAATTCGCCGTTATTGCCAAAGAACTGCGCTTCCGTCTGGAGCCGGAGAGGCTGATCCTTTGCGTGATGGCCATCGACAATTTCAGGCAAATGGAAAGCAAATTCAAGGACAGCCACGGCAATTTGATCCGATTCAGCATTCTGAATATGATGAGCGAGCTGCTGGCGGGCTACAACCGGGGAGAGGTCATCTACGAACGGGACGAGAAGTATATACTCGCGTTCAGCTTCCAGGATATCGTCAGCGAGTCGAACATTTATCAACAGCTGCAGGACATTCTCTCGCATATCGGCAGCGTCATCAAAACTTACCTCAATGCCTCCGTCACCTTCGGAATCAGTTCCATTCACAACGGTTATTCCGCGCTTAAGCATATGTACGTCGAATGCCTCCGCATGCTCGATTTGAAATTCGTTCTCGGAAACGTATCCTATATCCGTTCTGATCAAATGGGCGCGGACCGCGTGTCTAAAAACGTAGCCATGAAGCTAGACAAAATGATTCGCGAATTGGAGCCGTTTAACGAAAGGTACTTCAAAGAAATCGAAGCTAGCATTCAGTCGCTCTGCCAGCTTGAGCGCAGCTCCAAGCAGGATATTCAGGCGATGATGATTCGCTGGATTCACTGGCCGACCGTGAACCTCAATATTTACGCGGACGACATCTCCAGCATGGCGCTCGATTATGCAGGCCGGATTCATCTCAGCTCGACTTTGGACGACAATATCGCGATTTTTAAGCAATATTTGCATGAGGTTCAGTATTATCACGAGAAAAAAAGAGCAATCAGCAAAGAAATCGCCGAGGCGATCAAATATATTCAAGCGCATTACGATCAGGATCTTTCCCTGCAGCAGCTGGCCGACCAGGTGAAGATGAATCCGAGTTACTTAAGCAGGCTGTTCAAGAAGCATCTGCGAACGAGCTTTATCGAATACTTAAATTCTTATCGGATCGATATGGCCAAAAACATGCTGATGAATACCCATTTGAAATCCTATGAGATTGCCGCCAAGACTGGCTATAAGGACGATAGTTACTTCAGTCGGATATTCAAAAGGTTAACCGGCATGCGCCCGCATGAATTCAGGAAGCAATGGTTCGTGGACAGCAGGGAGGAAAGAGACGATGACGCGGATGATGAGACTGTTCAATAG
- a CDS encoding cache domain-containing sensor histidine kinase, with translation MTRMMRLFNRANRYSLANQLVVSFLIIFLFIFTISSLIAYFGILNVLKKNAIDTNQQQFKQNDYNLSVFVNEVDQVSRQLFLEAELQNLINFKSMTEMDSVLQVSAAFQSFTEALSDNKFIDSISYFGDNGFMIRTTAQRNDILFDSTSKVNAFYQERLYSKMKSAGQTLVWFGGFTDQDFNIADTKPMSGIVAKPIHYITAARSFYSNNHSATLVINMDMKYFNDIYNHANDIENNDLYLVDESGRIVSHGDEAKIGQTGAVPEQGYHPAHASDKFASEERNGKQIMSYRISEMDWFLVNEIPVSLFISDILTLRLIVVTMFIFSLASAALLSGYWIRRITKPLNSLTTVVRRMGQGNLGLTLDLDLKNELGILIAQFNKMSKNIQDLIEQKDSIQEEKRTIEIGALQSQINPHFFYNTLNTIKWMAIMVKADNIVESITTLGDYLQPMFKQGMFCTIREEMDYIENYIKIMNYRMAGGVKLHFQIATGVMDYPILRFLLQPLVENAITHGLRNQNGGVITISAAEHKNEIVWSIFDNGEGMSETKLQEIRESLLKSSSEQSSEKKGIGLYNTNRRIQLHFGDRHTIKIQSELQWGTELKFTIPKVQKT, from the coding sequence ATGACGCGGATGATGAGACTGTTCAATAGAGCAAACAGATATTCCCTGGCCAATCAACTGGTCGTCTCGTTCCTGATCATCTTCCTGTTTATCTTTACGATCAGCTCGCTGATCGCTTACTTCGGCATTCTGAATGTACTGAAAAAAAATGCCATCGATACGAATCAACAGCAGTTCAAGCAAAACGATTATAATCTGTCGGTATTCGTTAACGAGGTGGACCAGGTTTCCAGGCAGCTTTTCCTGGAGGCCGAGCTGCAAAATTTAATCAACTTCAAGAGCATGACCGAAATGGACAGCGTCCTGCAGGTTTCGGCGGCATTCCAATCCTTTACCGAAGCGCTCTCGGATAATAAATTCATCGATTCGATCAGTTATTTTGGAGACAACGGCTTTATGATTCGAACGACCGCGCAAAGAAACGATATTTTATTCGATTCGACCAGTAAAGTGAACGCATTTTATCAAGAACGGCTGTATAGCAAAATGAAGTCGGCAGGGCAAACGCTCGTCTGGTTCGGAGGTTTTACCGACCAGGATTTTAATATCGCGGATACGAAACCGATGTCCGGCATCGTGGCGAAGCCGATTCACTATATTACCGCCGCGCGCAGCTTTTACTCCAATAACCACTCGGCCACGCTTGTGATCAACATGGATATGAAGTACTTCAACGATATCTACAATCATGCCAACGATATAGAAAATAACGATTTGTATCTGGTAGATGAATCGGGACGAATCGTATCCCATGGGGACGAAGCAAAAATCGGGCAGACGGGTGCCGTCCCCGAACAAGGTTACCATCCCGCGCATGCAAGCGATAAGTTCGCCAGCGAAGAACGAAACGGAAAACAGATCATGTCGTACCGAATCAGCGAGATGGACTGGTTCCTTGTGAACGAGATTCCCGTAAGTCTTTTTATAAGCGACATCTTGACCTTGCGGCTCATCGTCGTGACTATGTTTATTTTCAGTTTGGCGTCGGCGGCCCTTCTCTCCGGATACTGGATTCGCAGAATTACGAAGCCGCTCAACAGCTTAACGACCGTCGTCAGGAGAATGGGGCAAGGCAACCTGGGATTAACGCTGGATCTCGATTTAAAGAATGAGCTTGGGATTCTCATTGCGCAATTCAATAAAATGTCCAAGAACATCCAAGACCTGATCGAACAAAAGGATTCGATTCAGGAAGAGAAGCGGACGATCGAGATCGGTGCCTTGCAGTCGCAGATTAATCCTCATTTCTTCTATAACACGCTAAATACGATCAAATGGATGGCCATCATGGTCAAGGCCGACAACATCGTGGAAAGCATCACGACTTTAGGCGATTATTTGCAGCCTATGTTTAAGCAGGGCATGTTTTGCACGATTCGGGAAGAGATGGATTATATCGAAAATTATATCAAGATCATGAATTATCGAATGGCTGGCGGGGTCAAGCTTCATTTTCAGATTGCGACCGGGGTGATGGATTATCCCATTCTGCGATTTCTGCTGCAGCCCTTGGTCGAAAACGCGATTACCCATGGATTGAGAAATCAAAACGGGGGTGTCATTACCATATCGGCCGCGGAACATAAAAACGAAATCGTCTGGAGCATCTTCGATAACGGCGAAGGCATGTCCGAAACGAAGCTGCAAGAGATCAGGGAGTCGCTCCTTAAAAGCAGCAGCGAGCAATCGAGCGAAAAGAAAGGGATCGGCCTGTACAATACGAATCGCAGAATTCAGCTTCACTTCGGAGACCGTCACACGATTAAAATTCAAAGCGAGCTGCAGTGGGGGACCGAATTAAAATTTACGATTCCAAAAGTGCAAAAAACGTAA
- a CDS encoding ABC transporter permease subunit has product MLSKKNRIGWKYFLIAMPFMIYVIAFYFVPLFGWIYSFYNYNPALSFSQLKFVGFDNFMKMYNERSEIYRVLKNTLAMSFLLILVTPLPLIAAIMMNEIRHTKYKRFIQTVTTLPNFISWIVVFALAFAVFSSDGLYYTLLKNLHLDVPVIGLLGNNGAAWFFQAGLYVWKTIGWTMIIYMAAIAGIDSEQYEAARIDGAGKFGLMRHITIPGLAPTFFVLLLLQISNLLNNGFDQYFVFYNSLVADKLDVLDYYIYKVGWAVSDYSYATVLGMVKSLLGIALLFSVNYLSKKTKGESIL; this is encoded by the coding sequence ATGCTATCTAAAAAAAATAGAATCGGGTGGAAGTACTTCCTCATTGCCATGCCGTTTATGATTTATGTCATCGCTTTCTACTTCGTACCGTTATTCGGTTGGATCTACTCCTTCTATAATTACAATCCGGCGCTCAGTTTCTCGCAGCTTAAGTTCGTAGGCTTTGACAACTTCATGAAGATGTACAACGAACGCAGCGAGATTTACCGGGTTCTGAAGAACACCTTGGCCATGAGCTTCCTCCTGATCCTGGTCACGCCGCTGCCGTTGATCGCAGCCATTATGATGAATGAAATCAGACATACCAAGTACAAGCGATTTATTCAGACGGTGACGACGCTGCCGAACTTTATAAGCTGGATTGTCGTATTCGCCCTCGCGTTCGCCGTTTTTTCCAGCGATGGTCTCTACTATACGCTGCTTAAAAACCTGCATCTCGACGTACCTGTTATCGGACTCTTAGGCAACAATGGCGCGGCCTGGTTTTTCCAGGCGGGGCTGTACGTCTGGAAGACGATCGGATGGACGATGATCATCTATATGGCCGCGATCGCCGGGATTGACAGCGAGCAGTACGAGGCGGCTCGTATAGACGGGGCAGGCAAGTTCGGTCTCATGCGCCATATTACGATTCCGGGTCTCGCCCCAACGTTTTTTGTCCTTCTGCTGCTGCAGATCAGCAATTTGTTGAATAACGGTTTTGATCAGTACTTCGTTTTCTACAACTCGCTTGTCGCAGATAAACTGGATGTGCTCGACTACTACATCTACAAGGTCGGCTGGGCCGTCAGCGACTACTCTTATGCGACTGTCCTGGGCATGGTGAAGTCGCTGCTCGGAATCGCGCTGCTCTTCTCCGTCAACTATCTCTCCAAGAAAACGAAGGGAGAGTCGATTCTGTGA
- a CDS encoding PIG-L deacetylase family protein, which yields MNVLAIGAHPDDIEVYCAGTLLKYKQQGHDIFIALTTSGNIGSNEYESREAIAAQREQEQLEAAKILGADVRFLRFDDQGLQDTPETRRAVINAIRWANPDVILTHSPEDPSTDHAVTGKIVSEVMLSIPGKLIPADEPPIAKNPSLFCYTPAAGIGFLPEVYVDISDVFPLKKEALTKHTSQFNWMDVYQSHNLLSIMEISDKFRGLQAGYEYAEGFRAFRIHGYMPNFKLLP from the coding sequence ATGAACGTATTGGCCATCGGCGCGCATCCGGACGACATCGAAGTGTACTGCGCAGGAACGTTGTTGAAGTACAAACAGCAGGGCCACGACATCTTTATCGCCTTGACGACCAGCGGCAACATCGGTTCCAACGAGTACGAGAGCAGAGAGGCGATCGCCGCGCAGAGGGAACAGGAGCAGCTCGAGGCGGCGAAGATCCTGGGCGCGGACGTCCGCTTCCTTCGCTTCGACGATCAAGGGCTGCAAGATACGCCCGAGACGAGGAGAGCCGTCATCAACGCGATTCGCTGGGCGAATCCGGACGTCATCTTGACCCATTCTCCGGAGGATCCGAGCACGGACCACGCCGTTACCGGAAAAATCGTGAGCGAGGTCATGCTGTCGATTCCCGGCAAGCTAATTCCGGCGGACGAACCGCCGATCGCGAAGAATCCGTCTCTGTTCTGCTACACGCCTGCCGCCGGAATCGGTTTCCTGCCGGAAGTATACGTCGACATCTCCGACGTGTTCCCCTTGAAGAAGGAGGCATTGACCAAGCATACTAGCCAGTTCAACTGGATGGATGTGTATCAGTCGCATAACCTGCTCAGCATCATGGAGATTTCGGACAAGTTCAGAGGCTTGCAGGCCGGTTACGAGTATGCAGAAGGCTTCCGGGCATTCCGAATTCACGGCTATATGCCGAACTTCAAGCTGCTTCCCTAG
- a CDS encoding alpha-N-arabinofuranosidase, which translates to MSKAELIVDKEYVIGTVDPRLYGSFIEHVGRAVYGGIYEPGHPAANEQGFRKDVMALVQELGVPIIRYPGGNFVSGYEWEDGVGPVAARKRRLDLAWGALETNEVGTNEFAAWARAVGAEVMMAVNLGTRGPADARNLIEYCNHPGGTYWSDLRRSHGYEAPHKFKTWCLGNEMDGPWQIGHKTADEYGRTAVETAKLMKWVDPSIELVACGSSMRDMPTFGEWEATVLDHSYDHVDYLSLHTYYGNRKDDTASFVAKTLEMDDYIHSVIAVCDYMKAKKRSKKQMMLSFDEWNVWYHSAAADQQLERWTIAPPQIEDIYTLEDAIVVGCMIISLLKRADRIRMACIAQLVNVIAPIMTANNGIAWRQTIFYPYLHVSMYGRGVSLKPIIRSPKYDCQQFTDVPCLESAAVYDDESEQLTIFAVNRDLAEALEVEADLRQFAGYRIAEHLVLENPDPKARNTASDPFNVTPHAASGSELRDGRLHISLPKLSWNVIRLTKIEPHSKAGGSL; encoded by the coding sequence ATGAGCAAAGCTGAACTGATCGTGGACAAAGAATACGTCATTGGCACCGTGGATCCGAGATTGTACGGCTCGTTCATCGAGCACGTGGGGCGGGCGGTCTACGGCGGCATCTATGAGCCGGGACATCCGGCGGCCAACGAGCAAGGCTTTCGCAAGGACGTTATGGCATTGGTGCAAGAGCTGGGCGTTCCGATTATCCGGTACCCCGGCGGCAATTTCGTGTCGGGCTACGAATGGGAGGACGGGGTCGGTCCCGTCGCCGCGCGCAAGCGGAGGCTCGACCTGGCTTGGGGCGCTCTGGAGACGAATGAAGTCGGCACGAACGAGTTCGCGGCATGGGCGAGAGCGGTAGGCGCCGAAGTGATGATGGCCGTTAACCTAGGCACGCGCGGGCCGGCCGATGCGCGCAATTTGATCGAATACTGCAATCATCCCGGCGGTACGTACTGGAGCGATCTGCGCAGATCCCACGGATACGAAGCGCCTCACAAGTTCAAAACTTGGTGCTTGGGCAACGAAATGGACGGCCCTTGGCAGATCGGGCACAAGACGGCAGACGAATATGGACGAACGGCTGTCGAAACGGCGAAGCTTATGAAATGGGTCGACCCATCGATCGAGCTGGTCGCTTGCGGCAGTTCCATGCGAGATATGCCGACGTTCGGCGAGTGGGAAGCCACCGTGCTCGACCATTCGTACGATCATGTCGACTACTTGTCGCTTCATACTTACTACGGCAATCGTAAGGACGATACGGCCAGCTTCGTCGCAAAGACGCTGGAGATGGACGATTACATTCATTCCGTCATTGCCGTCTGCGATTATATGAAGGCCAAGAAACGCAGCAAAAAGCAGATGATGCTTTCCTTCGACGAATGGAACGTCTGGTATCACAGCGCGGCCGCCGATCAGCAGCTCGAGCGGTGGACAATCGCGCCGCCCCAGATTGAGGATATCTACACGCTGGAAGACGCGATCGTAGTCGGATGTATGATCATTTCCCTGCTCAAGCGCGCGGACCGCATTCGGATGGCCTGCATCGCCCAGCTGGTGAACGTGATTGCTCCGATCATGACGGCGAATAACGGGATCGCCTGGCGGCAGACGATTTTTTATCCGTATCTGCATGTATCGATGTACGGCAGAGGCGTCTCGCTCAAGCCGATCATTCGAAGCCCCAAGTACGATTGCCAGCAGTTTACGGACGTTCCATGCCTGGAGTCGGCCGCCGTCTATGACGACGAATCGGAGCAGCTGACGATTTTTGCGGTGAATCGGGACTTGGCGGAAGCGCTGGAGGTCGAAGCGGATCTCCGACAATTCGCCGGCTACCGGATCGCCGAGCATCTGGTGCTGGAAAATCCGGATCCTAAGGCAAGAAACACGGCGAGCGATCCGTTTAATGTAACGCCGCATGCGGCAAGCGGCTCGGAGCTTCGGGACGGACGCCTTCATATTAGCCTGCCGAAGCTGTCCTGGAACGTCATTCGTCTAACAAAAATCGAACCTCATTCGAAAGCGGGAGGATCCCTATGA
- a CDS encoding M14 family metallopeptidase: MLFYFINGSRFIQCLRFWIALALTAAIIFSSTTIPIQAAAQTTDLSAEKPIVNPLQVYSYSRLSVDLQALTARYPHLLTLGSAGKSEYGRTLFMVDVGRGPAVIMLNGAHHAREWMTTITLMKLVEQLAVQYEKNGTVLGGFRARDLLDRVTFRIVPMVNPDGVTLQQFGLSAFPAADHANLRYMNNGSGNFKRWKANAKGIDLNRQYPANWNGIVNAANRPAYMNYKGALPLQAKEAKAMYDLALTTKPEISLAYHTSGEVIYWNFHTTPANYSRDYSIASAYAKLTGYSLVAPQSNPSGGGFTDWFIQQFGRPALTPELGRAAGSTNVPLSEWNQIWQQHKDTLWMIAEKGYGLWLKRQSAATLTQDIRLFSVEKGFQFPDLRAKSMGTVYQGSYKSLRKKGDWLEIATPDGPRWISSRAVIAGPFETPVNLAVNLTEPVVHYDTPISTEPSSLVLTAQTAIVRERWNGWLLVEALEGMIWVRETDLPTDALTVLQEETMEETKIPPDDTRTSVEIDSESGIVPANSAVEPD; the protein is encoded by the coding sequence ATGCTTTTCTACTTTATTAATGGCAGCCGCTTTATTCAGTGCCTTCGATTTTGGATTGCCCTAGCATTAACGGCCGCGATCATCTTCTCCTCAACTACGATCCCCATACAAGCCGCCGCTCAGACGACGGATTTATCCGCCGAAAAACCTATCGTCAATCCGCTGCAAGTATATTCCTATAGCCGGTTGAGCGTGGATTTGCAGGCTCTTACCGCAAGATACCCTCATCTTCTTACACTGGGTTCGGCAGGAAAAAGCGAATACGGCAGAACGCTGTTCATGGTCGATGTCGGCCGTGGGCCTGCAGTCATTATGCTTAATGGCGCCCACCATGCGCGCGAATGGATGACGACGATTACGTTGATGAAGTTGGTAGAACAGCTGGCTGTTCAATACGAGAAGAACGGCACGGTATTAGGCGGCTTCCGTGCCCGCGATCTGCTCGACCGTGTCACGTTTCGCATCGTCCCGATGGTCAATCCCGACGGCGTCACGCTCCAGCAATTCGGCTTGAGCGCTTTTCCGGCAGCCGATCATGCCAATTTACGCTATATGAACAACGGAAGCGGAAACTTCAAGCGATGGAAAGCAAACGCCAAAGGCATCGACCTGAACCGCCAATACCCCGCAAATTGGAACGGAATCGTGAACGCTGCCAATAGGCCGGCTTATATGAACTACAAAGGCGCCTTACCGCTGCAAGCAAAAGAAGCGAAGGCCATGTATGACCTGGCTCTCACCACTAAGCCGGAAATTTCACTTGCATACCATACTTCAGGCGAAGTCATCTATTGGAACTTCCATACCACCCCGGCGAACTATAGCCGCGATTATAGCATTGCATCGGCCTACGCGAAGCTAACGGGGTATTCGCTCGTTGCGCCGCAGTCCAATCCGTCCGGAGGCGGGTTCACCGACTGGTTTATCCAGCAGTTCGGCAGGCCAGCCTTGACACCGGAGCTGGGGCGTGCCGCCGGATCGACGAACGTTCCTCTGTCCGAATGGAACCAAATCTGGCAGCAGCACAAAGACACCTTGTGGATGATCGCAGAGAAGGGCTACGGCCTTTGGTTGAAACGGCAATCGGCTGCGACATTGACCCAAGACATCCGACTGTTCAGCGTTGAAAAAGGGTTTCAGTTCCCCGACCTCCGTGCGAAATCAATGGGTACCGTGTATCAGGGCAGTTACAAATCGCTGAGAAAAAAAGGCGATTGGCTGGAAATCGCAACGCCGGACGGACCCCGCTGGATTTCTTCGCGCGCTGTCATTGCAGGTCCATTCGAGACGCCGGTTAACTTGGCCGTCAACTTGACCGAGCCAGTCGTCCATTATGATACGCCGATATCTACAGAGCCATCCTCTTTAGTGCTTACAGCACAGACTGCAATCGTTCGTGAACGATGGAACGGTTGGCTTCTCGTCGAGGCATTAGAGGGTATGATCTGGGTTCGCGAGACTGATCTGCCGACTGATGCCCTGACGGTTTTGCAGGAAGAGACGATGGAAGAAACGAAGATTCCGCCCGATGACACGCGTACATCTGTCGAAATCGATTCGGAAAGCGGGATTGTTCCTGCGAATTCCGCAGTTGAACCGGATTGA